From the genome of Colwellia psychrerythraea 34H, one region includes:
- a CDS encoding CaiB/BaiF CoA transferase family protein, giving the protein MAGPLTGIKVLDLSRILAGPWATQVLADYGAEVWKIERPEKGDDTRHWGPPYVKDEQGEDTAESAYYLAANRGKKSIEVDMTSADGQAAIYKLVAQADIVVENYKVGGLKKYGLDYESIKKIRKDVIYCSITGFGQDGPYANRAGYDAMIQAMGGLMSITGEKDSLPGGGPQKVGVATTDLMTGMYAVSGILAALYHRTQTNEGQQIDIALLDTQVACLANQGSSYLVSGDVPQRLGSAHPNIVPYQAMKVQDGYILLAVGNDDQFQKCCNVLGCIEVGENMQFTTNALRVKHRETLIPLLESYFIKQKLDYWLAALSEVHVPCGPINSIDRVFENPQIKHRKMAFELDHPTAGKVPQVGNPVRFSQTPITYHAAPPTLGQHTDEILKSK; this is encoded by the coding sequence ATGGCAGGCCCACTCACCGGAATCAAAGTACTCGATCTTAGCCGAATTTTAGCAGGCCCTTGGGCTACACAAGTATTGGCTGATTATGGTGCCGAAGTGTGGAAGATAGAACGACCTGAAAAGGGAGATGATACTCGCCACTGGGGTCCTCCATATGTGAAAGATGAGCAGGGTGAGGATACTGCTGAATCAGCATATTACCTTGCCGCTAATCGAGGGAAAAAGTCGATTGAAGTAGATATGACAAGTGCTGATGGACAAGCAGCAATATATAAATTAGTAGCACAAGCAGATATTGTCGTTGAAAATTATAAGGTTGGCGGACTTAAAAAATACGGCTTAGATTATGAGAGCATTAAAAAAATTCGTAAAGATGTTATCTATTGCTCAATCACTGGCTTTGGCCAAGATGGCCCGTATGCGAATAGAGCGGGTTACGATGCCATGATTCAAGCGATGGGTGGATTGATGAGCATCACTGGAGAAAAAGATTCGTTACCCGGTGGTGGACCACAAAAAGTAGGGGTAGCAACAACGGACTTAATGACAGGTATGTATGCGGTGTCGGGTATTTTAGCTGCCTTATATCATCGAACTCAAACGAACGAAGGTCAACAGATAGATATTGCACTATTAGATACGCAAGTTGCCTGCTTAGCGAATCAAGGCAGTAGTTATTTAGTGAGTGGTGATGTACCACAAAGATTAGGGTCGGCTCACCCAAATATTGTTCCATATCAAGCCATGAAAGTACAAGATGGTTATATCCTGTTAGCCGTTGGCAATGATGATCAATTTCAAAAATGCTGTAATGTACTGGGTTGCATAGAGGTTGGTGAGAATATGCAGTTTACAACCAATGCATTACGCGTAAAGCATCGTGAAACACTTATCCCCTTACTGGAGTCTTACTTTATCAAACAAAAGTTAGATTATTGGTTAGCAGCACTTTCAGAAGTACATGTACCTTGTGGTCCCATTAATTCAATTGACCGTGTGTTTGAAAATCCACAAATTAAACATCGTAAAATGGCCTTTGAGCTAGATCATCCTACCGCAGGTAAAGTGCCTCAGGTCGGCAATCCGGTAAGATTTTCACAAACGCCAATTACTTATCACGCTGCTCCACCCACACTGGGACAGCACACTGATGAAATATTAAAATCAAAGTAA
- a CDS encoding acyl-CoA dehydrogenase: MTNSVLNNWDDILLLNDQLSEDERMVRDMAHTFCQEELMPGVLMANRNEDFDPNIMRQFGELGLLGATIDGYGCSGVNYVSYGLVAREVERVDSGYRSAMSVQSSLVMHPINAYGTTEQKEKYLPKLATGEYIGCFGLTEPGSGSDPSSMITRAKKVDGGYRLTGSKMWITNSPIADVFVVWAKNEAEGNQICGFVLEKGMAGLSAPKIEGKISLRTSITGEIVMDNVFVPEENMFPEIRGLAGPFGCLNMARYGISWGALGAAEFCWHGARQYGLDRIQFKRPLAQTQLFQTKLANMQTEISLGLQASLRVGRIIDTKKWDPTMISMVKRNNCGKSLDIARMARDMHGGNGISDEFHVIRHMVNLETVNTYEGTYDVHGLILGRAQTGLQAFY; encoded by the coding sequence ATGACAAATTCAGTACTAAACAATTGGGATGACATACTTCTACTTAACGACCAATTATCAGAAGATGAACGAATGGTGCGTGATATGGCACATACCTTTTGCCAAGAAGAGTTAATGCCTGGTGTATTAATGGCTAACCGTAATGAGGACTTTGATCCAAATATCATGCGTCAGTTTGGTGAGCTTGGGTTATTAGGTGCAACCATTGATGGTTATGGTTGTTCAGGTGTTAATTACGTAAGTTATGGCTTAGTCGCCCGTGAAGTAGAACGAGTAGACAGTGGTTATAGAAGTGCAATGAGCGTGCAATCCTCATTAGTTATGCATCCAATTAATGCGTACGGTACTACTGAACAAAAAGAAAAATATTTACCTAAGCTTGCTACGGGTGAATACATAGGTTGTTTTGGTTTAACCGAGCCAGGTTCAGGTTCTGATCCTTCAAGTATGATCACTCGCGCTAAGAAAGTAGATGGCGGTTATCGTTTAACGGGCTCAAAAATGTGGATTACCAATTCACCTATCGCCGATGTTTTTGTAGTGTGGGCAAAAAATGAAGCTGAAGGAAATCAAATTTGTGGTTTTGTGCTAGAAAAAGGCATGGCAGGTTTATCAGCGCCAAAAATTGAAGGTAAAATATCTTTACGTACCTCAATTACGGGTGAAATCGTAATGGATAACGTTTTTGTGCCAGAAGAAAATATGTTTCCTGAAATACGCGGTTTAGCTGGACCATTTGGTTGTTTAAATATGGCGAGATATGGTATTTCTTGGGGGGCATTGGGCGCTGCTGAGTTCTGTTGGCATGGTGCACGTCAGTACGGTTTAGATCGTATTCAATTTAAACGTCCGCTGGCACAAACACAGTTATTCCAAACTAAACTCGCTAATATGCAAACCGAAATCTCGTTAGGTTTACAGGCATCACTACGTGTTGGTCGTATTATTGATACCAAAAAGTGGGACCCAACCATGATATCAATGGTTAAACGTAACAACTGTGGTAAATCACTTGATATTGCTCGTATGGCGCGTGATATGCACGGCGGCAACGGTATTTCAGATGAGTTTCATGTTATTCGTCATATGGTTAACTTAGAAACGGTAAATACCTATGAAGGGACGTATGATGTACATGGTTTAATACTCGGTCGTGCTCAAACGGGTTTACAAGCATTTTACTAA
- a CDS encoding aldehyde dehydrogenase family protein: protein MKNLSHFYINGQWVSPEKPNDFIVENPSNERQIGTISLGTNVDVDKAVTAARNAFNQYGFSSREERIALLEKLLSAYMNRYDEMAQAISQEMGAPIDFATAAQADCGRGHIQTALDALKNYEFQHTSGNATITHEPIGVCGFITPWNWPINQIVCKVAPALATGCTVVLKPSEIAPLSAHVFAKIIDDAGFPAGVFNLVNGDGMGVGSAISSHQDIDMVSFTGSTRAGSLISKSAADTVKRVALELGGKSPNIIFDDVDLESIVTKGVVGCMENTGQSCNAPTRMLVQESVYDDAVKIATQVANNIKIDRADKPGNHIGPLVSKAHFDKVQSMIKEAIESGATLSAGGLGKPEGFELGHFTKPTIFSNVNNKMNIAQEEVFGPVLVIIPFKDEQEAITLANDSPYGLAAYINTPDETKASRVARQMRAGMVRINWASHHYTSPFGGYKQSGNGREWGTYGFDDYLEIKATSR, encoded by the coding sequence ATGAAAAATTTAAGCCACTTTTATATTAACGGACAATGGGTCTCTCCAGAAAAACCAAATGACTTTATCGTTGAAAACCCTTCAAATGAACGTCAAATTGGTACTATTTCTCTAGGCACTAATGTCGATGTTGATAAAGCCGTTACCGCGGCTAGAAACGCATTTAATCAGTATGGTTTTAGTTCAAGAGAAGAACGTATTGCACTATTAGAGAAACTATTAAGTGCCTATATGAATCGTTATGACGAGATGGCGCAGGCTATTTCCCAAGAAATGGGCGCGCCAATCGATTTTGCCACGGCTGCTCAAGCTGATTGTGGCCGAGGTCATATTCAAACGGCGTTGGATGCTTTAAAAAATTATGAATTTCAGCACACCTCAGGAAATGCCACCATAACCCATGAGCCAATTGGCGTTTGTGGATTTATTACACCGTGGAACTGGCCTATTAATCAAATTGTTTGCAAAGTTGCGCCCGCACTAGCCACAGGTTGCACTGTGGTTTTAAAACCGAGTGAAATTGCTCCTTTATCCGCCCATGTTTTTGCCAAAATAATTGATGATGCCGGTTTCCCTGCAGGAGTTTTTAATCTTGTTAATGGTGATGGAATGGGCGTTGGCTCTGCGATATCGTCTCACCAAGATATTGATATGGTTTCTTTTACTGGCTCAACTAGAGCGGGTTCATTAATTTCGAAATCTGCAGCAGATACGGTAAAACGGGTGGCACTAGAGTTAGGTGGTAAATCACCGAACATTATATTTGACGATGTGGACCTAGAATCGATCGTGACTAAAGGTGTTGTCGGCTGTATGGAAAATACGGGTCAATCATGTAACGCACCAACACGTATGCTAGTGCAAGAGTCTGTTTATGATGATGCCGTTAAAATAGCGACTCAAGTGGCTAATAACATAAAAATCGATAGGGCTGATAAGCCAGGTAATCATATTGGCCCATTAGTTAGCAAAGCCCACTTTGATAAAGTACAAAGCATGATCAAAGAAGCAATAGAATCAGGCGCTACATTATCAGCCGGTGGTCTCGGTAAGCCTGAAGGTTTTGAATTGGGTCATTTCACCAAACCGACAATATTCTCAAATGTGAACAATAAAATGAACATCGCACAAGAGGAAGTATTTGGCCCCGTTTTGGTGATCATTCCTTTCAAAGATGAGCAAGAAGCGATCACGTTAGCAAACGATTCTCCTTATGGTTTAGCTGCCTATATAAATACCCCTGATGAAACAAAAGCGAGCCGTGTTGCAAGGCAAATGAGGGCTGGAATGGTAAGGATTAACTGGGCTTCACATCATTACACTTCCCCGTTTGGTGGTTATAAACAATCAGGAAATGGTCGTGAGTGGGGAACATATGGCTTTGATGATTATTTAGAAATTAAAGCGACTAGCCGTTAG
- a CDS encoding ABC transporter ATP-binding protein, which translates to MTQETTMPLWKQDGAKPFIQIKNVTKKFGEFTAVDNVSLDIYENELFCLLGGSGSGKSTLLRILAGFEDLTSGQVLIDGVDMANIEPWNRPINMMFQSYALFPHMTVAKNIAFGLKRDNVPKKEIAERVTEMLTMMQIEAFADRKPDQLSGGQRQRVALARSLIKRPKLLLLDEPLGALDKKLREETQFELVNIQDKLGVTFVVVTHDQEEAMTLATRIGVMGNGIITQVDEPRDVYEYPSSRFVAEFVGSINLFEGRIYEDEVEHVKIKSKEAGCNFFVNHGISCAPNQKVTVAVRPEKMKVTRRKPDQEYNCLHGQIIDIAYMGNLSIFRVKLESGVIVRVTLPNLVRENRNPLTWDDFVYLAWDDDSSVVLTS; encoded by the coding sequence ATGACTCAAGAAACAACTATGCCTCTTTGGAAACAAGATGGCGCTAAACCTTTTATTCAAATAAAAAACGTGACTAAAAAATTCGGTGAATTTACCGCCGTAGATAATGTTTCGTTAGATATTTATGAAAATGAATTATTTTGTTTATTAGGAGGTTCGGGATCAGGAAAAAGCACCCTGTTAAGGATATTAGCCGGTTTTGAGGACCTCACCTCTGGTCAGGTACTCATCGATGGCGTTGATATGGCTAATATTGAGCCATGGAATCGACCGATAAATATGATGTTTCAGTCATACGCATTATTTCCTCATATGACCGTGGCTAAGAATATTGCTTTTGGTTTAAAGCGAGATAACGTGCCGAAAAAAGAAATTGCAGAACGTGTTACTGAAATGCTTACCATGATGCAAATAGAAGCATTTGCAGATAGAAAACCCGATCAATTATCAGGCGGTCAGCGCCAACGTGTTGCGTTAGCAAGATCATTGATCAAACGCCCTAAATTACTATTACTTGATGAGCCTTTAGGTGCACTGGATAAAAAGCTTAGAGAAGAAACTCAATTTGAATTAGTTAATATTCAAGATAAGTTAGGAGTTACCTTTGTTGTGGTGACTCATGACCAAGAAGAAGCCATGACACTAGCGACCCGCATTGGCGTTATGGGTAATGGTATTATTACCCAAGTTGATGAACCTCGCGATGTTTATGAATATCCAAGCAGCCGTTTTGTTGCAGAATTTGTTGGCTCTATTAATTTATTTGAGGGTCGTATTTATGAAGATGAAGTTGAGCATGTAAAAATAAAGTCAAAAGAAGCTGGTTGTAACTTTTTTGTCAATCATGGCATTAGCTGTGCCCCTAATCAAAAAGTGACAGTTGCTGTTCGTCCTGAAAAAATGAAAGTCACCCGTAGAAAACCAGATCAGGAATATAACTGCTTACACGGGCAAATCATCGACATTGCCTATATGGGTAACCTGTCAATTTTTAGGGTCAAGTTAGAGAGTGGCGTCATTGTTCGTGTCACCTTACCTAATCTTGTCAGAGAAAACCGCAATCCATTAACATGGGATGATTTTGTTTACCTTGCATGGGATGACGACAGCAGCGTGGTATTAACATCATGA
- a CDS encoding ABC transporter permease subunit produces MSKVTGTFWLGRYDTVKTRFSSLKKIRWGRYSVISIPSLWLALFFFIPFLVVFKISLAESAIAVPPYTDMFAWNVEDAIIDVKIKLGNYLYLFEDSFYLDAYLSSVKIAAVSTFFTLLIGFPMAYFIASKTGTMRTLLLTLVILPFWTSFLLRVYAWMGFLKKNGIVNEFLQGIGLIDQPIQMLQTDFAVYIGIVYTYLPFMILPLYTTLEKLDGSLIEASKDLGAGPIRTFFLITLPMSMPGILAGCLLVFIPAVGEFVIPALLGASDTLMIGRVLWDEFFQNRDWPMASAVATMMLLILVVPIMFLRNGKKEGAE; encoded by the coding sequence ATGAGTAAAGTAACCGGCACTTTTTGGCTCGGTCGTTATGACACAGTCAAAACTCGATTTAGTTCATTGAAAAAAATTCGCTGGGGTAGATACTCTGTTATCTCTATCCCTTCCTTATGGTTAGCCTTATTTTTCTTTATTCCCTTTTTAGTTGTGTTTAAAATTTCACTGGCTGAATCTGCTATAGCTGTACCTCCTTATACAGATATGTTTGCTTGGAATGTAGAAGATGCAATTATTGATGTAAAAATAAAACTTGGCAACTATTTATACCTTTTTGAAGACTCCTTTTATTTAGACGCCTATTTAAGTTCAGTTAAGATCGCCGCGGTCTCTACTTTTTTTACTTTATTAATCGGCTTTCCAATGGCCTATTTTATTGCAAGTAAAACAGGCACCATGCGAACGCTTTTATTAACGCTTGTTATCTTACCTTTTTGGACTTCATTTCTATTACGAGTCTATGCGTGGATGGGCTTTCTTAAAAAGAATGGTATTGTTAATGAGTTTTTACAAGGCATTGGCCTTATTGACCAACCTATTCAAATGTTACAAACCGACTTTGCTGTATACATTGGTATTGTCTACACCTACTTACCTTTTATGATCTTACCTTTGTACACCACCTTAGAAAAACTAGATGGTAGTTTGATTGAAGCGTCTAAAGATCTGGGTGCAGGACCAATTAGAACCTTTTTCTTGATTACCTTACCCATGTCTATGCCCGGTATTTTAGCTGGCTGTTTATTAGTGTTCATACCTGCCGTTGGAGAATTTGTTATTCCTGCCCTATTAGGTGCGTCTGACACGTTAATGATAGGACGAGTGCTTTGGGATGAGTTCTTCCAGAATAGAGACTGGCCAATGGCCTCAGCAGTGGCGACCATGATGTTACTTATTTTAGTTGTTCCTATAATGTTTTTACGTAATGGCAAAAAAGAAGGAGCTGAATAA
- a CDS encoding LysR family transcriptional regulator yields the protein MYKHSIIPKPVSEYDLRLLRIFISVVEHGGFSSAANALGITRSTISVHMSNLETRMKLKLCLRGRGGFSLTEDGQAVYQAVLDLFATMDDFSLLIDSLGSELSGELIILCADQLDESKQHKMAQVIKKINDASPNLHLVLDGDSISNIEKALLKDKAHIALFPSYQQIEGLQYQPLFSESIYLCCGKQHPFFNQVDTAISEEILGQAAAIHPGINIDLAGKQQLEKLNLSAKSYQFDTRKAMILSGCYIGFMQQSFIQAELNRGEIRIIKPNSHHYQFRLSLVSKKTPREVKKVELLTNVFSQVFEL from the coding sequence ATGTATAAACACTCGATTATTCCTAAACCAGTTAGTGAATATGATTTACGTTTGCTGCGTATTTTCATCTCAGTAGTAGAACATGGCGGATTTTCATCGGCAGCTAATGCCTTAGGAATAACGCGCTCTACCATCAGTGTGCATATGTCTAATTTAGAAACTCGCATGAAATTAAAATTGTGTTTACGTGGCCGTGGAGGATTTTCTTTAACTGAAGATGGTCAGGCTGTTTACCAAGCCGTACTTGATTTATTTGCCACAATGGATGATTTTTCTTTATTAATTGATAGCTTAGGCAGTGAATTAAGTGGCGAATTAATTATTTTATGTGCGGATCAACTTGATGAAAGCAAACAGCATAAAATGGCGCAAGTGATTAAAAAGATAAACGATGCCTCACCTAATTTGCACCTAGTGTTAGATGGTGACTCTATCTCAAATATAGAGAAGGCTCTGCTAAAAGATAAAGCTCACATCGCTTTGTTTCCAAGCTATCAACAAATCGAAGGTTTGCAATACCAACCGCTATTTAGCGAATCTATTTATCTATGTTGTGGCAAGCAGCACCCTTTCTTTAATCAAGTCGATACGGCTATATCTGAAGAAATATTAGGGCAAGCCGCTGCTATACACCCAGGCATCAATATAGATTTAGCTGGTAAACAACAATTAGAAAAACTTAACTTATCTGCAAAGTCTTATCAATTTGATACCCGTAAGGCCATGATTCTATCTGGCTGTTATATAGGTTTTATGCAACAAAGTTTTATTCAAGCAGAACTAAACCGTGGCGAGATCAGAATAATAAAACCCAACAGTCATCATTATCAATTTAGGTTATCTTTAGTTAGTAAGAAAACCCCCAGAGAAGTCAAAAAAGTTGAGTTATTAACGAATGTATTTTCCCAAGTATTTGAGCTATAA
- a CDS encoding ABC transporter permease subunit: protein MTRNSKFLSISSLFGFIFLYAPILSLIIYSFNKSKLVTVWGGWSVKWYAELFSNQQIIDAAIVSLKVAFITATLSVILGVLAGYVLSRMGKFPGKLIVSGWISAPLIMPEVITGLSLLLLFVSLENLIGWPAGRGITTIIIAHTTFCMAYVAVIVQSRLSQMDDSLEEAAMDLGAKPHSLFFLITLPIISPAIISGWLLAFTMSLDDLVIASFVSGPGNSTLPMVIFSKIRLGVSPEVNALATIMILIVAIGVVAAMWQMRKKETTL from the coding sequence ATGACTAGAAATTCAAAGTTTTTATCAATCTCATCGTTATTTGGATTTATATTTCTTTATGCGCCGATACTTTCACTAATTATTTATAGCTTTAACAAATCTAAGCTAGTGACGGTATGGGGTGGATGGTCTGTTAAATGGTATGCTGAATTATTCAGCAACCAACAAATTATTGATGCGGCAATAGTGAGCTTAAAAGTTGCATTTATCACCGCAACGCTATCCGTTATTCTCGGTGTTCTGGCGGGTTATGTACTGAGTCGAATGGGTAAGTTCCCTGGTAAATTAATCGTTTCAGGTTGGATAAGTGCACCGCTTATTATGCCAGAAGTGATCACCGGTTTATCACTCTTGCTATTGTTCGTTTCTTTAGAGAACTTAATAGGTTGGCCTGCAGGAAGAGGCATTACCACGATTATTATTGCCCATACTACTTTTTGTATGGCGTATGTTGCAGTAATTGTGCAGTCTCGCTTGTCACAAATGGATGATTCATTAGAAGAAGCTGCGATGGATTTAGGAGCAAAACCACATAGTTTGTTCTTTCTAATCACCTTACCTATTATCTCTCCCGCGATAATTTCTGGTTGGTTACTGGCGTTTACTATGTCGTTAGATGATTTGGTTATCGCGAGTTTTGTATCCGGTCCAGGTAACAGTACGCTACCTATGGTTATCTTCTCTAAGATAAGACTAGGGGTGTCACCTGAAGTGAACGCACTGGCAACAATCATGATATTAATTGTCGCCATTGGTGTAGTCGCTGCTATGTGGCAAATGAGAAAAAAAGAAACCACCCTCTAA
- a CDS encoding polyamine ABC transporter substrate-binding protein produces the protein MKKKSILLITTMLASLAASASDKVVNVYNWSDYIDPAAIKQFEKETGIKVNYDVYDSNEILEAKLMAGGSGYDVVVPTGSFLERQAKAGIYAQIDKNNLSNYNNIDKAMAGKMALHDPGNKHSVPYTWGTIGLGINTDMVKARLGDVELNSLDLIFKPEVAAKLADCGIGILDSPAEVMSIALNYAGLDPNSESDKDLKATKAMIKKARPHYKYFDSSRLIADLANGDICVALGYNGDMLQANSRASEAGQGVKVEYLIPKEGTIAWFDMMAIPADAPHKKEAYAFINFILKAETGAGISNYVYYAVANEAATKFVNDDIKSNIGIYPVGETKENLFSQLAHTSRFDRKLTRAWTQIKTGR, from the coding sequence ATGAAAAAGAAAAGTATATTACTAATAACAACAATGCTTGCTTCACTGGCCGCATCTGCATCAGATAAAGTAGTTAACGTTTATAACTGGTCAGATTATATTGACCCTGCAGCGATTAAACAGTTTGAAAAAGAAACCGGTATCAAAGTTAACTACGATGTTTATGATTCTAATGAAATCCTCGAAGCTAAGCTGATGGCCGGTGGTTCAGGTTATGATGTTGTGGTACCAACAGGTTCATTTTTAGAACGCCAAGCAAAAGCAGGTATTTACGCACAAATCGATAAAAACAACCTGTCCAATTACAATAACATTGATAAAGCAATGGCTGGTAAAATGGCGCTTCATGATCCAGGTAACAAGCACAGTGTGCCGTATACTTGGGGAACGATTGGTCTAGGTATTAATACTGATATGGTTAAAGCACGCTTAGGTGATGTGGAACTTAATAGCTTAGATCTTATCTTTAAGCCTGAAGTCGCAGCTAAGCTAGCTGATTGTGGTATTGGTATTTTAGACTCACCTGCTGAAGTTATGTCTATCGCGTTAAACTACGCAGGTTTAGATCCTAACTCTGAAAGTGATAAAGATCTTAAAGCAACTAAAGCGATGATTAAAAAGGCTCGCCCTCATTATAAATATTTTGACTCAAGCCGCCTGATTGCTGATTTAGCCAATGGCGATATTTGTGTTGCGTTAGGTTATAACGGCGATATGTTGCAAGCTAATAGTCGTGCAAGTGAAGCTGGACAAGGCGTTAAAGTTGAGTACCTAATTCCTAAAGAAGGCACCATTGCTTGGTTCGATATGATGGCAATTCCTGCTGATGCGCCTCACAAGAAAGAAGCTTATGCCTTTATCAACTTCATCTTAAAAGCTGAAACAGGTGCTGGTATTTCTAACTATGTTTATTATGCTGTTGCTAATGAAGCTGCTACTAAGTTTGTTAATGACGACATTAAATCTAATATCGGTATTTATCCGGTTGGCGAAACAAAAGAAAATCTGTTTTCTCAACTCGCTCACACCTCGCGTTTTGACCGTAAATTAACGCGTGCTTGGACACAAATCAAAACAGGTAGATAG
- a CDS encoding methyl-accepting chemotaxis protein, with protein sequence MNKSVKTKIIFSTLLLLIITITSLLIVSSISVDKTATSLSEYLQPKIKESSLMPMVIAADAETARNEVFFDQVINEADRLASDIAFLRVQFRALFLSAEDVRHILNMYIKSAIESNQSAVGVYAVFLPNALDGADEANKGADDLATNEAGRFAVYWALNEQGEAIEEIMPEEMINDTSPNSTGQPYNSWFTCPIEKQQNCLLEPYIDKVDGKNILMTSIAIPIKFANKVVGVVGIDIALADIQTKAEAFSTKIADGNSRVLIVSEDNSVIADSNNSANQGALFSEIINSTQLNEGISENDRSFTLVKRIHLGGITQWSIYTEIPKQYITDEVNQTMTVLDKGTEDQFTSVLYMSLLVLIIGSIVIFFMAEKLTVPLRAVADALKQIASGDADLTQRIKVNSKDETGQLAHSFNQFVEGLASIVGQFSEGVKTTFSASETGKALSTTTNSQLASQQLMIEMVATAAEEMSQTSTDVAQNAVSTADATKEVRSAASNGIIKLKQTTSTISKLAEQMQYSNEQVDKLSTNSDNIVNVLNVIKSVAEQTNLLALNAAIEAARAGELGRGFAVVADEVRALAGRTASSVFEIEGVVNELQVSTKEMVATISENVKRAEACTEQAQETQTIFEVIEQEVTNMTDMAANIASAAEEQSHVSEEISSTLQNINTTTDELTQSAQQTLKVSEELLVSGQDQEQLIGRFKF encoded by the coding sequence ATGAATAAATCCGTAAAAACAAAAATTATTTTTTCCACCCTGTTATTACTTATCATCACAATAACCTCATTATTAATCGTCTCTTCAATCTCTGTTGATAAAACCGCAACCTCTTTATCTGAATACCTACAACCAAAAATTAAAGAAAGCAGTTTAATGCCAATGGTTATTGCGGCAGACGCTGAAACGGCAAGAAATGAAGTATTTTTTGACCAAGTAATCAATGAGGCTGATCGCCTTGCAAGTGACATTGCGTTTTTACGGGTACAATTTCGCGCGCTTTTTTTATCTGCTGAAGATGTTCGCCATATTTTAAATATGTACATAAAAAGTGCTATAGAAAGTAATCAATCAGCCGTTGGCGTATATGCTGTTTTTCTTCCCAATGCACTTGATGGTGCTGATGAAGCAAATAAAGGTGCAGACGATCTAGCAACAAATGAAGCAGGAAGATTTGCTGTTTATTGGGCTTTGAACGAACAAGGTGAAGCTATTGAAGAAATAATGCCTGAGGAGATGATTAACGATACCAGTCCTAATTCAACTGGACAACCCTATAACTCCTGGTTTACTTGCCCTATTGAAAAACAACAAAATTGTTTATTAGAACCCTATATAGACAAAGTTGATGGTAAAAACATATTAATGACTTCAATAGCGATACCAATTAAATTCGCGAATAAAGTCGTTGGTGTTGTCGGTATTGATATCGCGTTAGCTGATATCCAAACAAAAGCAGAAGCGTTCTCAACTAAAATTGCGGATGGCAACAGCCGAGTATTGATTGTATCTGAAGATAACTCGGTGATAGCTGATTCTAACAATAGTGCTAATCAAGGTGCTTTATTTTCTGAAATAATTAATAGTACTCAGTTAAATGAAGGCATTAGTGAGAATGATCGCAGTTTTACTTTGGTGAAACGTATTCATTTAGGTGGCATCACTCAGTGGAGTATTTATACCGAAATACCTAAACAATATATTACTGATGAAGTAAATCAGACCATGACTGTGTTAGATAAAGGCACTGAAGACCAGTTTACCAGTGTTCTGTATATGAGTTTATTGGTGTTAATCATAGGTAGTATTGTAATCTTTTTCATGGCTGAAAAATTGACAGTACCCTTAAGAGCTGTGGCGGACGCTTTAAAACAAATAGCCAGTGGTGATGCTGATTTAACTCAACGTATCAAAGTTAATTCAAAAGATGAAACGGGTCAGCTTGCCCATTCGTTTAACCAGTTTGTAGAAGGGCTGGCAAGTATTGTAGGTCAGTTTTCAGAAGGCGTTAAAACCACCTTTTCGGCCTCTGAAACAGGTAAAGCGTTATCGACAACAACTAACTCACAATTAGCTAGCCAACAGTTAATGATTGAAATGGTCGCGACGGCAGCAGAGGAAATGTCGCAAACCTCTACCGATGTTGCGCAAAATGCGGTTTCAACTGCTGATGCGACTAAAGAAGTTAGAAGTGCAGCTTCAAATGGTATTATTAAATTAAAACAAACCACCAGCACCATTTCAAAACTGGCAGAACAGATGCAGTATTCAAACGAGCAAGTAGATAAGCTGTCAACCAATAGCGATAATATTGTTAATGTACTCAACGTGATTAAGTCAGTTGCAGAACAAACTAATTTACTTGCCTTAAACGCAGCCATCGAAGCCGCAAGAGCAGGTGAATTAGGTCGTGGTTTTGCGGTTGTTGCTGATGAAGTAAGGGCACTCGCGGGTAGAACGGCCAGCTCGGTATTTGAAATTGAAGGCGTCGTTAATGAGTTACAAGTTTCAACGAAAGAAATGGTGGCAACTATCAGTGAAAACGTTAAAAGAGCCGAGGCTTGCACTGAACAAGCACAGGAAACGCAAACGATCTTTGAAGTTATTGAACAAGAAGTGACTAACATGACGGATATGGCGGCAAATATTGCTTCTGCCGCTGAAGAGCAAAGTCATGTTTCAGAAGAGATCAGTAGCACCTTACAGAATATAAATACCACCACTGACGAGCTTACGCAAAGTGCTCAGCAGACCTTAAAAGTGAGTGAAGAGCTGTTGGTATCAGGACAAGATCAAGAACAACTCATCGGGCGATTTAAGTTTTAG